One window of Nocardia sp. NBC_00508 genomic DNA carries:
- a CDS encoding GAF domain-containing protein — MTKQTHLMRADVRASWDRAQRRGLHPDRHLPDVGLNGDEVRTWRRDHRMASVWPVLFASLESAAFEPGHVLFGGDADGHLLWVQGDAAARRGAERANLVPGARWHEAEAGTNGVGTALTLGRAFQVRGTEHYLSVAADFTCSAAPIRDPVSGAVIGVVDVTCKLRNTSPLALPLVATAARLAEAHLRELTRQRDAEIRTRYLDRILSRVGDHCALLSHEGRLLHASPPGWLPAIWPAPLSEGETELPDGRRVVLERLAPGGPFSVYALPKRYSGEQAPRVSALGRHRAVLWMDGVVHDLSLRHSELVVLLLANPDGLTAAVLAEELYGNNGKTVTVRAELTRLRRIFGYRLSSDPYRLDSRIRADFRQLEADVAQGVVGDLHGRYPGPLLPGSKAPGVRRIRERLHHLLASVHPSMT; from the coding sequence GTGACAAAGCAGACGCACTTGATGCGCGCCGACGTGCGCGCCTCATGGGATCGCGCCCAACGTCGCGGCCTGCATCCGGACCGGCATCTCCCGGATGTCGGTCTGAACGGAGACGAGGTCAGGACCTGGCGCAGGGACCATCGGATGGCCTCGGTGTGGCCGGTGCTGTTCGCGAGCCTGGAGAGTGCGGCGTTCGAGCCGGGCCACGTGCTGTTCGGCGGCGATGCGGATGGCCATTTGCTGTGGGTGCAGGGCGATGCCGCGGCCCGAAGGGGGGCGGAGCGGGCCAATCTCGTCCCTGGAGCACGCTGGCACGAGGCCGAGGCGGGCACCAATGGTGTCGGCACCGCCCTGACTCTCGGGCGGGCCTTCCAAGTCCGCGGCACCGAACACTACCTATCGGTCGCCGCGGATTTCACCTGCTCGGCCGCGCCGATCCGGGACCCGGTCAGCGGAGCCGTGATCGGCGTCGTCGACGTCACCTGCAAGCTCCGCAACACGAGTCCGCTTGCGCTGCCGCTGGTTGCGACAGCGGCACGGCTCGCCGAGGCGCATCTGCGCGAACTCACCCGGCAGCGCGATGCGGAAATACGGACCCGCTACCTCGATCGAATCCTCAGCCGCGTCGGCGACCACTGCGCACTGCTATCGCACGAGGGCCGGTTGTTGCATGCGTCTCCGCCTGGGTGGCTGCCCGCGATCTGGCCCGCACCGCTGTCCGAGGGGGAAACCGAACTACCCGATGGGCGGCGCGTCGTGCTCGAGCGACTCGCGCCGGGTGGACCGTTTTCCGTCTACGCACTGCCCAAGAGGTATTCCGGCGAACAAGCCCCGCGAGTGAGTGCGCTGGGACGTCATCGCGCCGTGCTGTGGATGGATGGGGTGGTCCATGACCTCAGTCTCCGGCACAGCGAGCTGGTGGTGCTCCTGCTCGCCAATCCCGATGGACTGACCGCCGCGGTATTGGCCGAGGAACTGTACGGAAACAACGGAAAAACCGTGACGGTACGCGCGGAGCTCACCCGGCTTCGACGAATATTCGGATATCGCCTCTCGTCGGACCCCTATCGGCTCGACAGCCGAATCCGGGCCGATTTCCGCCAATTGGAAGCGGACGTCGCGCAGGGTGTCGTGGGCGATCTGCACGGCAGATATCCGGGGCCTTTGCTGCCGGGATCCAAGGCACCCGGTGTTCGGCGGATACGCGAGCGACTGCACCACCTTTTGGCTTCTGTTCACCCGTCGATGACGTAG
- a CDS encoding DUF456 domain-containing protein has translation MSVWGEVVVGLVILVGLIGIVVPILPGVILIFGAIAVWAFMTGGATAWTVFAISTLLLALSGVVKYTWPGRKMKEAGVSNRAILLGAILGIVGFFVIPVVGLFVGFVLGVYLSELHRLRGNQQAWRATIHALKGVGLSILIELFGALLATGVWIVGATVA, from the coding sequence ATGAGCGTGTGGGGTGAGGTCGTCGTCGGCCTGGTGATCCTGGTCGGCCTCATCGGAATCGTCGTACCGATCCTGCCGGGGGTCATCCTGATCTTCGGCGCCATCGCCGTCTGGGCGTTCATGACCGGTGGAGCGACCGCGTGGACCGTGTTCGCGATCAGCACATTGCTGCTGGCACTTTCCGGGGTCGTCAAGTACACCTGGCCGGGACGCAAGATGAAGGAAGCCGGGGTGTCCAATCGCGCGATCTTGCTCGGCGCGATTCTCGGTATCGTCGGCTTCTTCGTGATCCCCGTCGTCGGCCTGTTCGTCGGTTTCGTTCTCGGCGTGTACCTTTCGGAACTCCATCGGCTGCGCGGCAACCAACAGGCATGGCGGGCAACGATTCACGCGCTGAAAGGTGTCGGCCTGTCCATCCTCATCGAGCTCTTCGGCGCGCTGCTGGCCACCGGGGTCTGGATCGTCGGCGCGACCGTCGCCTGA
- a CDS encoding O-succinylhomoserine sulfhydrylase, with translation MITGGAFDKPLPEGVGPATLGVRGGLRRSGFEETAEALYLTSGFVYQSAEAAEAAFTGEVEHFVYSRYGNPTVAMFEERMRLIDGAEACFATASGMSAVFTALGALLGAGDRLVAARSLFGSCFMVCNEILPRWGVETVFVDGEDLDQWEQALSVPTEAVFFETPANPMQTLVDVRRVTELAHAAGAKVVLDNVFATPLLQRGFELGADVVVYSGTKHIDGQGRVLGGAILGAKDYIDGPVKTLMRHTGPALSPFNAWTLLKGLETMPLRVRHSADSALRIARFLEGNKAVSWVKYPFLESHPQHTLATSQMSAGGTVVTFELNAPENEAKKRAFEILNRLRVIDISNNLGDAKTLITHPATTTHRAMGPEGRATIGLSDGVVRISVGLEDVEDLLNDLDQALS, from the coding sequence GTGATCACCGGCGGCGCGTTCGACAAGCCACTGCCCGAGGGCGTCGGTCCCGCGACACTCGGTGTGCGGGGCGGACTGCGGCGCTCCGGTTTCGAGGAGACCGCCGAGGCGCTCTACCTGACCTCCGGCTTCGTCTACCAGAGCGCGGAAGCCGCCGAGGCCGCGTTCACCGGCGAGGTCGAGCATTTCGTCTACTCCCGCTACGGCAATCCGACGGTCGCGATGTTCGAGGAGCGGATGCGGCTGATCGACGGCGCGGAAGCGTGTTTCGCGACAGCGAGCGGCATGTCGGCCGTGTTCACCGCGCTGGGAGCTCTGCTCGGCGCCGGTGACCGGCTGGTGGCCGCGCGCAGTCTGTTCGGCTCCTGCTTCATGGTGTGCAACGAGATCCTGCCGCGCTGGGGCGTGGAAACCGTCTTCGTCGACGGCGAGGATCTCGATCAGTGGGAGCAGGCGCTGTCGGTGCCGACCGAGGCGGTGTTTTTCGAGACGCCCGCCAATCCGATGCAGACACTGGTCGACGTGCGCCGGGTAACCGAGCTGGCCCATGCCGCGGGCGCGAAAGTGGTACTGGACAACGTCTTCGCTACGCCTCTTCTGCAGCGTGGCTTCGAGCTCGGCGCCGACGTGGTGGTGTACTCCGGCACCAAGCACATCGACGGGCAAGGCCGGGTGCTCGGCGGCGCGATTCTCGGCGCCAAGGACTACATCGACGGCCCGGTGAAAACGCTCATGCGCCATACCGGTCCGGCGCTGAGCCCGTTCAATGCGTGGACGCTCCTCAAGGGGCTGGAGACGATGCCGCTGCGGGTGCGCCATTCGGCCGATTCCGCATTGCGGATCGCCCGCTTCCTGGAGGGCAACAAGGCCGTCAGCTGGGTGAAATACCCCTTCCTGGAGTCGCATCCACAGCACACACTGGCCACCAGCCAGATGAGCGCGGGCGGCACCGTGGTCACCTTCGAGCTGAACGCGCCGGAAAACGAGGCGAAGAAGCGCGCTTTCGAGATCCTGAACCGATTGCGCGTCATCGACATCTCCAACAACCTCGGCGACGCCAAGACCTTGATCACCCACCCCGCCACCACCACCCACCGCGCCATGGGCCCGGAAGGCCGCGCCACCATCGGCCTGTCCGACGGCGTCGTCCGTATCTCAGTGGGCCTCGAAGACGTGGAAGACCTCCTGAACGATCTCGACCAAGCCCTCTCCTGA
- a CDS encoding rhodanese-like domain-containing protein encodes MSYAGDITPQQAWELLRDNPEAVLVDVRTEAEWKFVGVPDTSSIERPTVLIEWVDSTGARNEAFVEQLRQALADHAPEAPVVFLCRSGQRSVGAAITATSAGYRTSYNVLEGFEGPLDEFGHRGGSGWRALGLPWRQS; translated from the coding sequence ATGAGTTACGCCGGTGACATCACCCCGCAACAGGCATGGGAACTGTTGCGCGACAACCCCGAAGCCGTTCTCGTGGACGTGCGCACGGAAGCCGAATGGAAGTTCGTCGGCGTACCCGACACGAGTTCGATCGAGCGGCCGACCGTGCTGATCGAGTGGGTCGATTCCACCGGCGCGCGCAACGAGGCGTTCGTCGAGCAGTTGCGGCAGGCGCTCGCCGACCACGCCCCGGAGGCGCCGGTCGTGTTCCTGTGTCGCTCCGGCCAGCGTTCGGTCGGCGCGGCGATCACCGCCACATCGGCGGGCTACCGCACCTCCTACAACGTGCTGGAAGGCTTCGAAGGTCCGCTCGACGAGTTCGGGCACCGCGGCGGCTCCGGCTGGCGTGCCCTAGGGCTGCCCTGGCGGCAGTCGTGA
- a CDS encoding FAD-dependent oxidoreductase: MAIVGAGPAGIYAADALMKSDAEVSIDLFERMPAPFGLIRYGVAPDHPRIKGIITALHKVLDKPQVRLLGNIDYGTDITLDDLRAFYDAVIFSTGANADRALPIPGIDLDGSYGAADFVSWYDGHPDVPRSWPLDAQKVAVLGVGNVALDVARVLAKTGDELLPTEIPPNVYHGLKDNKALEVHVFGRRGPAQAKFTPLELRELDHSPTIEVIVDPADIDYDEGSEAARRHSKQVDMVANTLEQWAIRDAGNRPHKLFLHFFESPAEVLGDNGKVVGLRTERTQLDGTGNVKGTGVYKDWDVQAVYRAVGYLSQNISNLPFDDQAGTVPNEAGRVIADENADGAERYLPATYVTGWIKRGPVGLIGHTKGDANETIACLLDDAPRFTPAQRPDPEAVTEFLEAKGIPFTTWAGWYRLDAHERSLGEPEGRERVKVVEREDMLRASEPHKV; this comes from the coding sequence ATCGCGATCGTGGGCGCCGGACCGGCCGGGATCTACGCCGCCGACGCCTTGATGAAGTCCGATGCCGAGGTGAGTATCGACCTGTTCGAGCGCATGCCTGCGCCGTTCGGGCTGATCCGCTACGGCGTCGCGCCCGACCACCCGCGGATCAAGGGCATCATCACCGCGCTGCACAAGGTGCTGGACAAGCCGCAGGTGCGGCTGCTGGGCAACATCGACTACGGCACCGACATCACCCTCGATGACCTGCGCGCCTTCTACGACGCGGTGATCTTCTCCACCGGCGCCAACGCCGACCGCGCGCTGCCCATCCCCGGCATCGACCTGGACGGCTCCTACGGCGCCGCGGACTTCGTATCCTGGTACGACGGCCACCCCGACGTGCCGCGCTCCTGGCCGCTGGACGCGCAGAAGGTCGCCGTCCTCGGCGTCGGCAACGTCGCCCTGGACGTGGCCCGTGTGCTGGCCAAGACCGGCGACGAACTGCTGCCCACCGAGATCCCGCCGAACGTCTACCACGGCCTGAAGGACAACAAGGCCCTCGAGGTCCACGTCTTCGGCCGCCGCGGCCCCGCCCAGGCCAAGTTCACCCCGCTGGAACTGCGCGAACTCGACCACTCCCCGACCATCGAGGTCATCGTCGACCCCGCCGACATCGACTACGACGAAGGCTCCGAAGCCGCGCGCAGGCATTCCAAGCAGGTCGACATGGTCGCCAACACCCTCGAGCAGTGGGCCATCCGCGATGCCGGTAACCGGCCGCACAAGCTGTTCCTGCACTTCTTCGAGTCCCCCGCCGAGGTGCTCGGCGACAACGGCAAGGTCGTCGGCCTGCGCACCGAACGCACCCAGCTCGATGGCACCGGCAACGTCAAGGGCACCGGCGTCTACAAGGACTGGGACGTGCAGGCGGTCTACCGCGCCGTCGGCTACCTGTCGCAGAACATCAGCAACCTGCCCTTCGACGACCAAGCCGGCACCGTACCCAACGAAGCCGGCCGCGTGATCGCCGACGAGAACGCCGACGGCGCCGAACGCTACCTGCCCGCCACCTACGTGACCGGCTGGATCAAACGCGGCCCGGTCGGCCTGATCGGCCACACCAAGGGCGACGCCAACGAAACCATCGCCTGCCTGCTCGACGACGCCCCCCGCTTCACCCCGGCCCAGCGGCCCGACCCCGAAGCCGTCACCGAGTTCCTCGAAGCCAAGGGCATCCCGTTCACCACCTGGGCCGGCTGGTACCGCCTCGACGCCCACGAACGCTCCCTCGGCGAACCCGAAGGCCGCGAACGCGTCAAGGTCGTCGAGCGCGAGGACATGCTGCGCGCCAGCGAACCGCACAAGGTCTGA
- a CDS encoding MarR family winged helix-turn-helix transcriptional regulator, protein MGGEQELFAKAAITSFRLNGQFLAVAEELARPAGLTAAWWQVLGAVLHAPLPVAGIAREMGITRQSVQRIADLLVDKGLAEYRPNPAHRRAKLVAVTEAGLAAVRRINPQHAVMSERLAAELGPQQLALTVDVLTKLSAAMDAITAQDDQL, encoded by the coding sequence ATGGGCGGTGAGCAGGAGTTGTTCGCCAAGGCGGCGATCACGTCGTTTCGTTTGAACGGCCAGTTCCTCGCGGTGGCCGAGGAACTGGCGCGACCGGCGGGTTTGACCGCTGCCTGGTGGCAGGTGCTCGGCGCGGTACTGCACGCGCCGTTGCCCGTCGCGGGGATCGCCCGCGAAATGGGCATCACCCGCCAGAGCGTGCAGCGCATCGCGGATCTTTTGGTGGACAAGGGACTTGCCGAATACCGGCCCAATCCCGCCCATCGCCGCGCGAAACTCGTCGCAGTCACCGAAGCAGGCCTTGCCGCGGTCCGGCGCATCAACCCGCAACACGCGGTGATGTCCGAACGCCTTGCGGCCGAACTCGGCCCCCAACAGCTCGCACTGACCGTCGATGTGCTCACGAAGCTCTCCGCCGCCATGGACGCGATCACCGCACAGGACGACCAGCTCTGA
- a CDS encoding type 1 glutamine amidotransferase family protein, which produces MITKTVHMAVYDTLADWEVGAATAHINKPSWHREPGTWQVKTVGPTAEPITTMGGMRIVPDVVLADLTPADSAMLILPGSETWMGPELDPFGEKAREFVAAGVPVAAICGATYGLAKQGLLDSRKHTSNVAEFLLYSGYSGAEHYVEQSAVTDGDVITASASAPFEFAREVLGRLGVYEPHVLDGWYRLFAHADPEGWAVLEAYDAQQA; this is translated from the coding sequence ATGATCACGAAGACAGTGCACATGGCCGTTTACGACACTCTCGCCGACTGGGAGGTGGGCGCGGCCACCGCGCACATCAACAAGCCGAGCTGGCATCGGGAGCCGGGAACGTGGCAGGTCAAGACGGTCGGGCCGACCGCGGAGCCGATCACGACGATGGGCGGGATGCGCATCGTGCCGGATGTCGTGCTCGCCGATCTCACGCCCGCCGACAGCGCGATGCTGATCCTGCCCGGCTCGGAGACCTGGATGGGGCCGGAGCTGGATCCGTTCGGGGAGAAGGCGCGCGAGTTCGTGGCGGCGGGCGTTCCCGTCGCGGCGATCTGCGGCGCGACCTACGGCCTGGCCAAACAAGGTCTGCTCGATTCTCGCAAGCACACCAGCAACGTCGCGGAATTCCTGCTCTACAGCGGGTATTCGGGTGCCGAGCACTATGTCGAGCAGTCTGCGGTCACCGACGGCGACGTGATCACGGCCAGCGCGAGCGCGCCGTTCGAATTCGCGCGTGAAGTGCTGGGCAGGCTCGGCGTGTACGAGCCGCATGTGCTGGACGGCTGGTACCGGTTGTTCGCGCACGCCGATCCGGAAGGATGGGCGGTGCTCGAGGCGTACGACGCGCAGCAGGCATGA
- a CDS encoding Rv0361 family membrane protein, whose protein sequence is MTEQQPTAGEDDIIRVDQTDKRSMVPFIAAAVVAVIVLIAIVLGGVLSPAEKNVTEADRIAAAVHNFVEGANRTGTVPPPGAACQGFDAARSPLAGQSGAGKSVEITKIDNAMVDGDKGKATVTTKADGTETTRTWNLTRSDDRWLVCT, encoded by the coding sequence ATGACCGAGCAGCAGCCGACCGCGGGCGAGGACGACATCATCCGGGTCGATCAGACCGACAAGCGGTCCATGGTCCCGTTCATCGCGGCCGCGGTGGTCGCGGTGATCGTGCTCATCGCGATCGTGCTCGGCGGGGTGTTGTCGCCCGCTGAGAAAAATGTCACAGAAGCCGACCGCATCGCCGCGGCCGTCCACAACTTCGTCGAGGGCGCCAATCGCACCGGCACCGTGCCGCCGCCCGGCGCCGCATGCCAGGGCTTCGACGCCGCCCGTTCACCGCTGGCCGGACAGTCCGGCGCCGGAAAGTCCGTCGAGATCACGAAAATCGACAACGCGATGGTGGATGGCGACAAGGGCAAGGCGACCGTGACCACGAAGGCGGACGGCACGGAGACGACCAGGACGTGGAACCTCACCAGATCCGATGACCGGTGGCTGGTCTGCACCTGA
- a CDS encoding alpha/beta fold hydrolase, with translation MPYLELPDGVPMYYEDHGAGRPVVLIHGWTMNTTFWAQNVPALAEGNRVINVDLRGHGASGKTEDGHTLAQYARDIRSLLDHLSLDDVALVGWSMGAAVIFAYVEQFGCEKLRSVAFVDQSPRFLDGEGWDFPLQGGYSQTDLAVFVQAVRHARPLVIKPFIAACFAEEPSDEVIDAVYAETTKMPTSAACAIWYDMAFSDFRPVLPQITVPALLVYGGQSKIFPGPLDVWIAARVPNAKVVRFERSGHVPFSEEPEAFNEVLAEFL, from the coding sequence ATGCCCTACCTGGAATTGCCGGACGGCGTGCCGATGTACTACGAGGATCACGGCGCCGGTCGTCCCGTCGTGCTCATTCACGGCTGGACGATGAACACCACCTTCTGGGCACAGAACGTGCCCGCTCTGGCAGAAGGGAATCGGGTCATCAACGTCGACCTGCGCGGGCACGGCGCGTCCGGCAAGACCGAGGACGGTCACACCCTCGCGCAGTACGCACGGGACATCCGCAGTCTGCTCGACCATCTCTCGCTCGACGACGTGGCCCTCGTGGGCTGGTCGATGGGCGCCGCGGTGATTTTCGCCTACGTCGAGCAGTTCGGGTGCGAGAAGCTGCGATCGGTGGCATTCGTCGATCAGTCACCGCGTTTCCTCGACGGGGAAGGGTGGGACTTCCCGCTCCAAGGCGGCTACAGCCAGACCGACCTCGCGGTGTTCGTGCAGGCGGTGCGGCACGCCCGCCCGTTGGTGATCAAGCCGTTCATCGCCGCCTGCTTCGCGGAAGAACCGTCCGACGAGGTGATCGATGCGGTGTACGCGGAGACCACCAAGATGCCGACGTCGGCGGCATGCGCCATCTGGTACGACATGGCCTTCTCGGACTTCCGGCCGGTGCTGCCGCAGATCACCGTGCCGGCACTGCTGGTCTACGGAGGGCAGAGCAAGATCTTCCCCGGTCCACTCGATGTATGGATCGCCGCGCGGGTGCCGAACGCCAAGGTGGTGCGCTTCGAGCGCAGCGGGCACGTGCCGTTCTCCGAGGAACCCGAGGCCTTCAACGAAGTCCTGGCCGAGTTCCTGTGA
- a CDS encoding HAD-IIA family hydrolase has translation MDGVLVHEDHLIPGADEFLAELRANETPFLVLTNNSIRTPRDLQARLRHTGLDIPEEAIWTSALATATFLNDQRPNGTAYVVGESGLTTALHEIGYVLTDSQPDYVVLGETRTYSFEAITTAIRLVERGARFIATNPDPTGPSREGSLPATGSVAALITRATGREPYYVGKPNPLMMRSALRRIGAHSQSTVMIGDRMDTDVISGLEAGMRTILVTSGISTRASFEAYPYRPTMVVESVADLIGKTKSPFTA, from the coding sequence ATGGACGGGGTGCTGGTGCACGAGGACCATCTCATACCCGGCGCCGACGAGTTCCTCGCCGAGCTGCGTGCCAACGAGACGCCGTTCCTGGTGCTGACGAACAACTCGATCCGCACACCACGGGATCTCCAGGCGCGGCTGCGGCACACCGGACTCGACATCCCGGAGGAGGCGATCTGGACCTCCGCGCTGGCCACCGCCACTTTCCTGAACGACCAGCGCCCCAACGGAACCGCTTACGTAGTGGGCGAATCCGGACTCACCACCGCACTGCACGAGATCGGCTATGTGCTCACCGACAGCCAACCGGATTACGTAGTGCTCGGCGAGACCCGGACCTACTCCTTCGAGGCGATCACCACCGCGATCCGGCTGGTCGAGCGTGGTGCCCGCTTCATCGCGACCAACCCCGACCCGACCGGCCCTTCCCGCGAGGGCTCACTTCCCGCGACCGGGTCGGTGGCCGCGCTGATCACCCGCGCCACCGGCCGCGAGCCGTACTACGTCGGCAAGCCGAACCCACTGATGATGCGTTCCGCGCTGCGCCGCATCGGCGCCCACTCCCAGTCGACCGTGATGATCGGCGACCGGATGGACACCGACGTCATCTCCGGCCTGGAAGCGGGCATGCGCACCATCCTGGTCACCTCCGGCATCTCCACTCGCGCGTCCTTCGAGGCATATCCATACCGCCCGACCATGGTGGTGGAATCCGTCGCGGACCTGATCGGAAAGACCAAGTCCCCGTTCACGGCCTGA
- a CDS encoding amidohydrolase family protein — translation MFDAHLHIFDPRFPLAENEGYLPDPFTIADYRKRMSRFDISGGAVVSGSFQGADQSYLKAALAELGEGWVGVTRLDLDATDEEIIELDRIGVRALRFNLKRAAADITGMTLQALRAHELVGWHVEVYIDGTMLASLQPVISKLPALSVDHLGMSEEGLPFLLDLVDRGARVKATGFGRVAMNVADTLRRIHAVNPEALMFGTDLPGTRAGRPFEDSDVDLICDVVGTDMYAVLEDNARAFYRLPARERTVTTDPAPTLPLYRPEPPTLRLRRDELPGSRAGDTIPFPAIDR, via the coding sequence GTGTTCGATGCCCACCTGCACATCTTCGACCCGCGGTTCCCGCTGGCCGAAAACGAGGGCTACCTGCCCGACCCGTTCACCATTGCCGACTACCGCAAGCGCATGTCGCGGTTCGACATCAGTGGTGGCGCCGTGGTCAGCGGGTCGTTCCAGGGCGCGGATCAGAGCTACCTGAAGGCCGCCCTCGCCGAGCTCGGCGAGGGCTGGGTCGGTGTCACCCGCCTCGACCTGGACGCCACCGACGAGGAGATCATCGAGCTGGACCGCATCGGCGTGCGCGCGCTGCGGTTCAACCTCAAACGCGCGGCCGCCGACATCACCGGCATGACGCTGCAAGCGCTGCGCGCGCACGAATTGGTCGGCTGGCACGTCGAGGTCTACATCGACGGCACGATGCTCGCCTCACTGCAACCCGTCATCTCCAAGCTGCCCGCGCTCTCGGTCGACCATCTCGGTATGTCCGAGGAGGGGCTGCCATTCCTGCTCGATCTCGTCGACCGCGGGGCGCGGGTCAAGGCAACGGGTTTCGGCCGGGTCGCGATGAACGTCGCCGACACGCTGCGCCGCATTCACGCGGTGAACCCCGAAGCGCTCATGTTCGGCACCGATCTGCCCGGTACCCGAGCGGGGCGACCGTTCGAGGACTCGGACGTCGACCTGATCTGTGACGTGGTCGGCACCGACATGTACGCGGTGCTGGAGGACAACGCGCGCGCCTTCTACCGGCTTCCTGCCCGCGAGCGGACCGTCACCACCGACCCGGCCCCGACGCTGCCGCTGTACCGCCCGGAACCGCCGACGCTCCGGCTGCGCCGCGACGAACTGCCCGGCAGCCGAGCCGGAGACACGATTCCGTTCCCCGCCATCGATCGGTAG